Proteins encoded by one window of Kineosporia sp. NBRC 101731:
- a CDS encoding sensor histidine kinase produces MRGGIRQVAQWASSTADDDGYARPGPSARQLRWDVITGLLLTAGMVLSAFLYRSISSDDDDLMKISILESVLWSFAVGLPLCLRRRHPLPVLLVVSVAFIGMQSRAIIESTMSSIALFCTLYTAGAWGRDRRLTNAARTIVVVVMFCWLAYAISATAWAEGEGHEGEGPIPAHLATVLYSTLYNVLFFAGAWYFGDASWRQERQREQLHERTLELARERDESARRAVLAERVRIARELHDVVAHHVSLMGVQAGAARRVLDRDPELTRRTLGVIEESGRSAVEEMRRLLVVLRDTDEKPMGDDTPPPPGVDGLPHLLENAASPGLATHFTVVGTPVPLTVAVSVSVYRIVQEALTNALKHAGASRIDARLRYLAEAVEVEVVDNGRGVGLVGSQGSGLGQVGMRERVEVHGGTLDLGRRPEGGYRVRARLPLVRTTNEEMAGK; encoded by the coding sequence ATGAGGGGTGGGATCCGGCAGGTGGCGCAATGGGCCAGCAGCACGGCCGATGACGACGGCTACGCACGGCCCGGGCCGTCCGCGCGGCAGCTGCGGTGGGACGTGATCACCGGCCTCCTGCTGACCGCGGGCATGGTGCTCAGTGCCTTCCTCTACCGCAGTATCTCGAGCGACGACGACGATCTGATGAAGATCTCGATCCTGGAGTCGGTGCTCTGGTCGTTCGCCGTGGGGCTACCGCTCTGCCTGCGCCGCCGGCACCCCCTGCCCGTGTTGCTGGTGGTGTCCGTCGCGTTCATCGGGATGCAGTCGCGGGCGATCATCGAGAGCACGATGAGCTCGATCGCCCTGTTCTGCACGCTCTACACGGCCGGGGCCTGGGGCCGTGACCGGCGCCTGACGAACGCCGCCCGCACGATCGTCGTGGTGGTGATGTTCTGCTGGCTGGCCTACGCGATCAGTGCGACGGCCTGGGCGGAGGGCGAGGGCCACGAGGGCGAGGGACCGATCCCCGCGCATCTGGCGACCGTTCTCTACAGCACTCTGTACAACGTCCTCTTCTTCGCCGGCGCCTGGTATTTCGGTGATGCCTCGTGGCGGCAGGAGCGGCAGCGGGAGCAGTTGCACGAGCGCACGCTGGAGCTGGCCCGCGAGCGCGACGAGAGCGCGCGCCGGGCCGTGCTGGCCGAAAGAGTGCGCATCGCCCGGGAACTGCATGACGTGGTGGCTCATCACGTGAGCCTGATGGGGGTGCAGGCGGGAGCCGCGCGGCGGGTGCTCGACCGCGACCCGGAACTCACCCGCCGGACGCTCGGCGTGATCGAGGAGTCGGGACGTTCCGCGGTGGAGGAGATGCGCCGGCTGCTGGTGGTGCTGCGCGACACCGATGAGAAGCCGATGGGGGACGACACCCCACCACCCCCGGGTGTCGACGGTCTGCCGCATCTCCTGGAGAATGCCGCGTCACCCGGCCTGGCAACGCATTTCACCGTGGTCGGCACACCCGTGCCGCTGACCGTGGCGGTCTCGGTGTCGGTCTACCGGATCGTGCAGGAGGCCCTGACGAACGCCCTGAAGCACGCCGGGGCCAGCCGGATCGACGCCCGGCTGCGGTACCTGGCCGAGGCGGTCGAGGTGGAGGTCGTCGACAACGGTCGGGGCGTGGGGCTTGTCGGCAGTCAGGGTTCCGGACTGGGTCAGGTCGGCATGCGCGAGCGGGTGGAGGTGCACGGCGGCACGCTCGACCTGGGCCGTCGTCCCGAGGGCGGTTACCGGGTGCGCGCCCGGCTGCCGCTGGTCAGAACCACGAACGAGGAGATGGCGGGCAAGTGA
- a CDS encoding response regulator transcription factor — translation MTESIRVLLADDQELMRAGFRMILSSEPGLEVVAEASNGAEAIARAAECAPDIILMDVQMPGTDGITATREITRTSSAKVVILTTFDREDYLFESLQAGAAGFLLKNSTPEDLIHAIRIVARGDAMLAPELTRRVLDRFTVNPGSVQRPALLDQLTDREWDILRLLAAGSSNAEIAAALFVGEATVKTHVSRVLAKLGVRDRVQAVVFAYESGVVTPGDR, via the coding sequence GTGACCGAGTCGATCAGAGTGCTGCTGGCGGACGATCAGGAATTGATGCGGGCCGGGTTCCGGATGATCCTGTCCAGCGAGCCCGGTCTGGAGGTGGTGGCGGAGGCCTCGAACGGCGCCGAGGCGATCGCCCGGGCCGCCGAATGCGCACCTGACATCATCCTGATGGACGTGCAGATGCCGGGCACCGACGGCATCACCGCCACCCGGGAGATCACCAGGACGTCGAGCGCGAAGGTGGTCATCCTCACCACCTTCGACCGGGAGGACTACCTGTTCGAGTCGTTGCAGGCGGGAGCAGCCGGGTTCCTGCTGAAGAACTCCACCCCGGAAGACCTGATCCACGCCATCCGCATCGTGGCCCGGGGCGACGCCATGCTGGCCCCCGAGCTGACCCGCCGGGTGCTCGACCGGTTCACCGTCAACCCGGGGTCTGTGCAGCGTCCGGCCCTGCTCGACCAGCTGACCGATCGGGAGTGGGACATCCTGCGGCTGCTGGCCGCCGGTTCGAGCAACGCCGAGATTGCCGCCGCACTCTTCGTCGGCGAGGCCACCGTGAAGACCCACGTGTCCCGGGTGCTGGCCAAGCTCGGCGTACGCGACCGGGTACAGGCCGTGGTGTTCGCCTACGAGAGCGGTGTGGTGACGCCCGGGGATCGCTGA
- a CDS encoding DUF2510 domain-containing protein has translation MIPTTGISSQVEQERRATAALLATMTAVERFGRALTEPLEAPEGTIETFTEVPFSIGDNECLPHGVIRVSDGGTLWTALVEVSTGPRPLRSSRLEAYLDLATEHGIDALLTISNEIPPVAGQHPTPVAKEKLGTVPMLHFPWSTIVAEAVVEREECSSEDPSTAWILGELIHYLEHPRSGALLFEITDDAPTTYLPRIDTAAEHEPNPVADLPAPRGPVRREIRIALREDPEPEPPGEPGWYRDQDQQENAGRMRWWDGSTWTEHVYRLPPAPESEKVDN, from the coding sequence TTGATCCCGACCACGGGAATCAGCTCACAGGTGGAGCAGGAGCGCCGGGCGACAGCCGCGCTGCTGGCCACCATGACCGCGGTGGAACGGTTCGGGCGCGCCCTGACGGAGCCTCTCGAGGCACCGGAGGGCACGATCGAGACCTTCACCGAGGTGCCGTTCTCGATCGGCGACAACGAATGCCTGCCGCACGGCGTGATCCGCGTGAGCGACGGCGGCACTCTCTGGACGGCTCTGGTCGAGGTGAGCACGGGCCCTCGACCGCTGCGCAGTTCCCGGCTGGAGGCCTATCTCGACCTGGCCACCGAGCACGGCATCGACGCACTGCTGACGATCAGCAACGAGATTCCCCCGGTGGCCGGGCAGCACCCCACCCCGGTGGCCAAGGAGAAGCTCGGCACGGTACCCATGCTGCACTTCCCGTGGAGCACGATCGTGGCCGAGGCGGTGGTGGAGCGCGAAGAGTGCTCCAGCGAAGATCCCTCCACCGCATGGATTCTCGGCGAACTGATCCACTACCTGGAACATCCTCGGTCGGGAGCTCTGCTGTTCGAGATCACCGACGACGCACCCACGACCTATCTGCCCCGCATCGACACTGCCGCGGAGCACGAACCGAACCCGGTGGCCGACCTTCCCGCACCGCGCGGGCCGGTGCGCCGGGAGATCCGGATCGCCCTGCGGGAAGACCCCGAACCCGAACCGCCGGGTGAGCCCGGCTGGTACCGCGACCAGGATCAGCAGGAGAACGCCGGCCGGATGCGCTGGTGGGACGGCAGCACCTGGACCGAGCACGTCTACCGGCTGCCACCGGCCCCCGAGAGCGAAAAGGTCGACAACTAG
- a CDS encoding LysR family transcriptional regulator: METRRLELLLELSRQGSMRGVADELGITTSTVSQQIAVLAREVGVPLIEPDGRRVRFTPAGRRLAGHAVTILAAVEAARVDLDPTAEPTGTVRVSGFATAIRRALLPIATQLAQTRPGVRLLIHEYEPAEGLASLLADQVDLALTYDYNLAPRAKDSSLQFFPLWSAPWSIGVPERWAHAAGPTSTQTMDALAGEAWIVNSRNSADEDAVRTLASMAGFEPRISHQADSLELVEDLIIAGQGIGLLPADRRTRPGVTLLPLPDPEIRLRAYAVTRQGRAEWPPLALLLHLLDSVKTPN, translated from the coding sequence ATGGAGACCCGCCGTCTGGAACTGCTCCTCGAGCTCTCCCGGCAGGGCTCGATGCGCGGGGTGGCCGACGAACTCGGCATTACCACGTCGACCGTCTCGCAGCAGATTGCCGTGCTGGCGCGGGAAGTCGGCGTGCCGCTGATCGAGCCGGACGGGCGGCGGGTGCGGTTCACCCCGGCCGGGCGTCGCCTGGCCGGGCACGCGGTGACCATCCTGGCCGCGGTCGAGGCCGCCCGGGTCGATCTCGACCCGACGGCCGAACCCACGGGCACGGTGCGGGTCAGCGGTTTCGCCACGGCGATCCGGCGGGCGCTGCTGCCGATCGCGACGCAGCTGGCGCAGACCCGTCCGGGAGTTCGGCTCCTCATCCACGAGTACGAGCCCGCCGAAGGGCTGGCGTCGCTCCTCGCGGACCAGGTCGACCTGGCCCTGACCTACGACTACAACCTCGCCCCACGCGCCAAAGATTCCTCTCTGCAATTCTTTCCACTGTGGTCCGCGCCGTGGTCCATCGGCGTGCCCGAGCGATGGGCGCACGCCGCCGGGCCGACGTCCACCCAGACGATGGACGCCCTGGCCGGCGAGGCGTGGATCGTCAACTCCCGCAATTCCGCCGATGAGGACGCTGTGCGAACCCTGGCATCGATGGCCGGTTTCGAGCCCCGCATCAGCCATCAGGCCGACAGCCTGGAACTGGTGGAAGACCTGATCATCGCCGGGCAGGGCATCGGGCTGCTGCCGGCCGACCGCCGCACCCGTCCCGGAGTCACTCTGCTGCCCCTGCCCGACCCGGAGATACGCCTGCGCGCCTACGCCGTCACGCGCCAGGGCCGGGCCGAATGGCCGCCGCTGGCGCTCCTTCTTCACCTACTGGATTCCGTCAAAACACCCAATTAG
- a CDS encoding IclR family transcriptional regulator C-terminal domain-containing protein produces MTDPGPRAESLQSLTRGLAVIRCFDADHAELTLSDVARRSGTSRATARRILHTLEDLGYVRMRDARFTLTPRVLELGGAYLASSPLPVLARPHLSDLTATCDESSSMSELDGDDIVYVARVERRRIMTVAIGIGTRFPAYATSMGRVLLAGRPAAWVDAYLSRVPLVGFTSHTMEDAGQLRSEVDRVRDQGWCLVDEELEPGLRSVAAPVIAPSGEVIAAVNISTTTRRSIEEIRAELLEPLLACAREIGADLARARAHNH; encoded by the coding sequence ATGACGGATCCGGGCCCCCGCGCCGAGAGCCTGCAGTCGCTCACCCGGGGGCTTGCCGTGATCCGTTGTTTCGACGCCGATCACGCCGAGCTCACCCTGTCCGACGTCGCCCGCCGGTCCGGTACCTCCCGCGCCACCGCCCGCCGCATTCTGCACACGCTCGAAGACCTCGGCTACGTGCGCATGCGGGACGCCCGGTTCACGCTCACACCCCGGGTGCTGGAACTGGGAGGGGCCTATCTGGCCTCGTCCCCGTTGCCCGTCCTCGCGCGTCCGCACCTGTCCGACCTCACCGCGACCTGCGACGAGTCGAGCTCGATGTCCGAACTCGACGGCGACGACATCGTCTACGTCGCCCGGGTGGAACGGCGGCGCATCATGACCGTCGCGATCGGCATCGGCACCCGGTTCCCGGCCTACGCCACGTCGATGGGTCGCGTGTTGCTGGCCGGGCGGCCGGCTGCGTGGGTGGACGCCTATCTCTCGCGGGTGCCGTTGGTCGGGTTCACGAGCCACACGATGGAGGACGCCGGTCAGCTCCGTTCCGAGGTGGATCGGGTTCGCGACCAGGGCTGGTGCCTGGTCGACGAGGAACTGGAACCCGGCCTGCGCTCGGTCGCCGCGCCGGTGATCGCGCCGTCCGGCGAGGTGATCGCGGCGGTGAACATCTCCACCACCACCCGCCGCAGCATCGAGGAGATCCGGGCCGAGCTCCTGGAACCCCTCCTGGCCTGTGCCCGGGAGATCGGCGCCGACCTGGCCCGGGCGCGGGCACACAACCACTGA
- a CDS encoding 3-oxoacid CoA-transferase subunit B has protein sequence MSLSKAELAATVARDIPQGAYVNLGIGQPTTVADYLAPDSGVVLHTENGMLGMGRAAVGDEIDPDLINAGKVPVTQPPGAAYFHHADSFAMMRGGHLDVCVLGAFQVSARGDLANWHTGEPGAIPAVGGAMDLAIGAKQVFVMMTLFTRDGTPKLVPECTYPLTGRQCVSRVYTELGVFEIEEGGVRVRETFGITPDELQTRLDIELR, from the coding sequence ATGAGCCTGAGCAAGGCCGAGCTGGCCGCGACCGTCGCCCGGGATATCCCGCAGGGTGCCTACGTGAACCTCGGCATCGGGCAGCCGACCACCGTGGCCGACTACCTGGCGCCGGACAGCGGGGTGGTGCTGCACACCGAGAACGGCATGCTGGGCATGGGCCGGGCCGCCGTCGGTGACGAGATCGACCCGGACCTGATCAACGCGGGCAAGGTGCCAGTGACGCAGCCGCCCGGGGCCGCGTACTTCCACCACGCCGACAGTTTCGCCATGATGCGGGGCGGTCACCTCGACGTGTGTGTGCTCGGTGCGTTCCAGGTGTCGGCCCGTGGCGACCTGGCCAACTGGCACACCGGTGAGCCGGGGGCGATCCCGGCGGTGGGCGGTGCGATGGATCTGGCCATCGGGGCCAAGCAGGTGTTCGTGATGATGACGCTCTTCACCCGCGACGGAACCCCGAAGCTGGTGCCGGAATGCACCTACCCGCTGACCGGTCGGCAGTGCGTGAGCCGGGTGTACACGGAGCTCGGCGTGTTCGAGATCGAGGAGGGCGGAGTTCGGGTGCGGGAGACCTTCGGCATCACGCCGGACGAACTCCAGACCCGCCTCGACATCGAACTTCGCTAG
- a CDS encoding thiolase family protein, with translation MPAAYVYQALRTPFGRFNGALADSRPDDLAAHVVKALTSSAPALDPARIDEIVLGNANGAGEDNRNVARMAGLLAGLPTSVPATTVNRLCGSGLDAVISASRSIETGDADVVIAGGVESMTRAPWVLMKPAPARDASLVSTTLGWRLVNEKMPDEWTVSLGEANEQLRERFSISRQRQDEFALRSHRLAQQAWDDGFYDELVTPTAGLTKDEGIRASSTVEKLASLKPVFRPDGTITAANASPLNDGASAVLVGSPKAADLLGLAPRARIAGRAAHACDPPEFGFAPVAAAQKALQRAGIDWGDVGAVELNEAFAVQALACVDAWKIDPEIVNVRGGAIAIGHPLGASGGRLIGNLAAVLAERNERWGVAAICIGVGQALAVVLESVA, from the coding sequence ATGCCCGCCGCGTACGTCTACCAAGCCCTGCGCACACCGTTCGGGCGGTTCAACGGTGCGCTCGCCGACAGCCGCCCCGATGACCTCGCCGCTCACGTGGTCAAGGCTCTGACCAGCAGTGCTCCGGCTCTGGACCCGGCGCGGATCGACGAGATCGTGCTGGGCAACGCCAACGGCGCGGGTGAGGACAACCGCAACGTGGCCCGGATGGCCGGGTTGCTCGCCGGGCTGCCGACCTCGGTGCCGGCCACCACGGTGAATCGGCTGTGCGGGTCCGGTCTGGACGCGGTGATCTCGGCCTCGCGCTCGATCGAGACCGGTGACGCGGACGTGGTGATCGCGGGCGGCGTGGAATCGATGACGCGGGCGCCCTGGGTGTTGATGAAACCGGCACCCGCGCGCGACGCCTCGCTGGTGTCCACCACCCTGGGGTGGCGTCTGGTCAACGAGAAGATGCCCGACGAGTGGACGGTATCGCTGGGTGAAGCGAACGAGCAGCTGCGGGAACGGTTCTCGATCAGCCGGCAGCGGCAGGACGAGTTCGCGTTGCGCTCGCACCGGCTCGCGCAGCAGGCCTGGGACGACGGCTTCTACGACGAACTGGTGACGCCCACGGCCGGGCTGACGAAGGACGAGGGAATCCGGGCCTCTTCCACCGTGGAGAAACTCGCCTCGCTGAAACCTGTCTTCCGCCCCGACGGCACGATCACCGCGGCCAACGCCTCCCCGCTGAACGACGGGGCGTCCGCCGTTCTGGTCGGGTCGCCGAAGGCCGCGGACCTGCTCGGGCTGGCGCCACGGGCCCGCATCGCCGGGCGCGCGGCCCACGCCTGCGATCCGCCGGAGTTCGGGTTCGCGCCGGTGGCCGCGGCGCAGAAGGCGTTGCAACGCGCGGGTATCGACTGGGGTGACGTCGGCGCGGTCGAGCTGAACGAGGCCTTCGCGGTGCAGGCTCTGGCCTGTGTCGACGCCTGGAAGATCGACCCGGAGATCGTCAATGTGCGGGGCGGGGCGATCGCGATCGGTCATCCGCTGGGTGCATCCGGCGGCCGGCTGATCGGGAACCTGGCGGCCGTCCTGGCCGAACGGAATGAGCGCTGGGGTGTGGCGGCTATCTGCATCGGTGTCGGCCAGGCTCTGGCCGTCGTGCTGGAGAGCGTCGCCTGA
- a CDS encoding EamA family transporter, whose protein sequence is MSAATLTRPTASARTGTLMAAGAIVSVQLGLAVAVPLLDEVGALTTAWLRLGWAGLLFAVLVRPRPGGLSRSALLAATLLGAVTAGVTMLFMASLQYLPLGTASALEFLGPLGVAVFRGQGRARLLPVLALTGVLLLTQPWAGGTHPAGVALALCAACCWAAYILLTQKIGDEVSGLRGLGISMPVAGLLATAVALPGLKEVDLDGNLFLHGLFLAILVPVVPFTLEMFALRRLTAAAFGTLMSLEPAVATAIGLLVLGQVPGWSAALGVGFVVAAGIGAERSGGRSDRK, encoded by the coding sequence ATGAGTGCAGCGACTCTGACCCGGCCCACCGCCTCCGCGCGCACCGGCACCCTGATGGCGGCCGGTGCCATCGTCAGCGTCCAGCTGGGCCTGGCCGTCGCCGTGCCCCTGCTCGACGAGGTCGGCGCCCTGACCACGGCCTGGCTGCGACTGGGCTGGGCCGGGCTGCTGTTCGCCGTCCTGGTCCGGCCCCGGCCGGGCGGCCTGAGCCGGTCCGCCCTGCTCGCCGCCACGCTGCTCGGGGCGGTGACGGCGGGTGTGACGATGCTGTTCATGGCCTCGTTGCAGTACCTGCCGCTGGGTACCGCCAGCGCCCTGGAGTTCCTCGGGCCCCTGGGCGTGGCGGTGTTCCGGGGCCAGGGCCGGGCCCGTCTGCTGCCGGTGCTCGCGCTGACCGGCGTGCTGCTGCTGACACAACCGTGGGCGGGTGGTACGCACCCGGCCGGGGTCGCCCTCGCCCTGTGCGCGGCCTGCTGCTGGGCGGCGTACATCCTGCTCACCCAGAAGATCGGTGACGAGGTCTCGGGGCTGCGCGGGCTGGGTATCTCGATGCCTGTGGCCGGTCTGCTCGCCACGGCCGTGGCCCTGCCCGGTCTGAAAGAGGTCGACCTGGACGGAAACCTCTTTTTGCACGGGCTTTTCCTGGCCATCCTGGTTCCGGTGGTGCCGTTCACACTGGAGATGTTCGCGTTGCGCCGGCTGACCGCGGCGGCGTTCGGCACGCTGATGAGCCTGGAACCCGCCGTCGCCACGGCGATCGGCCTGCTGGTGCTGGGGCAGGTGCCCGGCTGGTCGGCCGCCCTCGGTGTGGGGTTCGTGGTGGCGGCCGGGATCGGGGCCGAGCGGTCGGGTGGTCGGTCTGATAGAAAGTAA
- a CDS encoding 3-oxoacid CoA-transferase subunit A, with amino-acid sequence MAGFYDSADAAVAGIADGSTVLIGGFGSAGQPVELIDALRRLGARDLTVVSNNAGNGDFGLAALLAAGQVRKMVCSFPRQSDSWVFDELYRAGKIELEVVPQGNLAERMRAAGAGIGAFFGPTGVGTPLAEGKEERTIDGRQYVLEYPIRGDIALIKAHRADRMGNLVYRKTARNFGPVMATAATTTVVQVGEIVPTGDLDPEAVVTPGIFVDRVVEIR; translated from the coding sequence ATGGCCGGGTTCTATGACTCCGCCGATGCCGCAGTCGCCGGAATTGCCGACGGTTCAACAGTTCTCATCGGTGGCTTCGGATCGGCCGGGCAACCCGTGGAACTGATCGACGCCCTGCGCCGGCTCGGTGCCCGCGATCTGACCGTGGTCAGCAACAACGCCGGAAACGGTGACTTCGGGCTGGCCGCGCTGCTGGCCGCCGGGCAGGTGCGCAAGATGGTCTGCTCGTTCCCGCGGCAGAGCGACTCCTGGGTGTTCGACGAGCTCTACCGCGCGGGCAAGATCGAGCTCGAGGTGGTGCCGCAGGGCAACCTCGCCGAGCGGATGCGCGCGGCCGGCGCGGGGATCGGTGCCTTCTTCGGCCCGACCGGCGTGGGTACCCCGCTGGCCGAGGGCAAGGAGGAACGGACGATCGACGGTCGCCAGTACGTGCTGGAGTATCCGATCCGCGGTGACATCGCCCTGATCAAGGCGCACCGGGCCGACCGGATGGGCAACCTGGTCTACCGCAAGACCGCGCGCAACTTCGGCCCGGTGATGGCCACGGCCGCGACCACGACGGTCGTGCAGGTGGGCGAGATCGTGCCGACCGGCGATCTCGACCCGGAAGCCGTTGTCACGCCGGGAATTTTCGTCGACCGGGTAGTGGAGATCCGATGA
- a CDS encoding PIN domain-containing protein, translating to MNVGWLLDSSAIGLAHHKEVAARLRPMLTAGVLYTCPVLDLEALGTAATPQVYREMRADRQRAYRSVPFGPAVGERALRLQARLGRWAGAPVRPRDLLVAATALEHDLTVLHHHPAFGLLGEICDLDQRAVADLGTLE from the coding sequence ATGAACGTTGGGTGGCTGCTCGACAGCAGCGCGATCGGTCTGGCGCACCACAAGGAGGTGGCGGCCCGGCTGCGGCCGATGCTGACGGCCGGTGTGCTCTACACCTGCCCGGTGCTCGACCTGGAGGCTCTGGGCACGGCCGCCACGCCGCAGGTCTACCGCGAGATGCGGGCCGACCGGCAACGGGCCTACCGCTCGGTGCCGTTCGGACCCGCCGTCGGGGAGCGGGCCCTACGACTGCAGGCCCGGCTCGGCCGGTGGGCAGGAGCCCCGGTGCGGCCGCGGGATCTGCTCGTCGCCGCGACGGCGCTGGAGCATGACCTCACGGTGCTCCACCACCACCCGGCCTTCGGGCTGCTGGGCGAGATCTGCGATCTCGATCAGCGGGCGGTGGCCGACCTCGGCACGCTGGAATGA